AAATTAGTAACTTCTAATACTTGTTTGACAATTACTGTTCGCTCTTTTTGAGATGAAATTCCTTTTAATCGGGCAAAATAATCTAGTAAATCTTCTGCAGACATATTAGGATAAACACCAAATTCTTGAGGTAAGTATCCCAAAATTTTACGCAATTCCATTTGATTTTCAAGAACATTAATTCCATCAAATTCTATGGAACCTGAATCCGGTTTTTGTAAAGTAGCTATAGTACGCATTAAACTAGATTTTCCCGCACCATTAGGACCCAAAAGTCCGAACATTCCTGTTCCAATTTCTAAATTCAAATTATCCAATGCTTTTACACCATTGCTATACGTCTTGCTCAAGTTACTAATCTTTAACTTCATGATTTATTGGTTTAGTTAAGTCAGATTAGTATCGTATTTACTAAAATGTTACCAATTATTTCTTATTTTTATTACTAATTTATCCTTATCGACATGGCAAACTACTGAACCTCATCACAATAATAAAGGAAAAAAAATGGGTTCCTTTTAGCTTTTTACCTAATTTAAAAACTGTAAAACCTTTGATCTATGATAATTCAAAAATGCTTTGAAACGTTGAGTCTTTGCGACAAACAAAAATCCTTTGTACCTTTGCTACATGATAGAAGATAAAAACCCACAACGCACCAGCATTGCTCAACTAGGAGAATTTGGACTAATAGATCACTTGACAAAAAACTTCGAAATTACACAAGCTTCTACTCTAAAAGGAATTGGGGATGACGCAGCTGTTTTAGACTTCAAGGACAAAAAAGTGGTAGTGTCTACTGACTTGTTAATTGAAGGAGTGCATTTTGATTTGGCTTACATGCCCTTAAAACATTTAGGATATAAAGCTGTTGTAGTCAATGTTTCGGATATTTGTGCCATGAATGCTAAGGCAACTCAAATAACCGTTTCGGTTGCGGTTTCTAACAGATTTCCACTAGAAGCTCTTGAAGAATTATTTGACGGTATTACACATGCCGCTGCAGAATACAAAGTTGATGTGATTGGTGGAGATACTACCTCATCTCAAAAAGGATTGATCATAAGTATTACAGCTATTGGCGAAGCCAATGAAGAGGAAATCGTATATAGAAATGGGGCTAAGGAAACTGATTTACTGGTTGTAACAGGTGATATTGGCGCTGCTTATATGGGTTTACAAGTCCTAGAGAGAGAGAAACAAGTGTTTCAAGTGAATCCAAATAATCAACCTGACTTAGACGCTTATACTTATTTGATAGAACGTCAATTAAAGCCTGAAGCCCGAAAAGATGTACGCACCTTATTGCACGCCTTAGAAGTAAAACCTACCGCAATGATTGATATATCAGATGGATTATCATCAGAGATCATGCACATTTGCAAACAATCAAAAGTAGGTTGTAATTTATATGAAGATAAATTACCTATTGACCCACAGTTTATAAATGTTTGCGAAGAATTTAATATTGATAGCACAACAGTAGCCATTAACGGCGGCGAAGATTACGAATTGTTATTTACAATTTCGATTCAAGATTTTGAGAAAATAAAAGCCAATCCTAACTTTACAATTATTGGTCACATGACTCAAGAAAGTGAAGGCATTCATTTAATTACCCGTGCAAATACCAAGATTACACTCAAAGCCCGTGGATGGGATGCTTTAAGTGAATAACTACTGGTCTTAAAAACAAAACCTATTTAAAATGCCACAAGAAGTTCAAGACTTTTTGGGGCATTTTTTATCTGATAAAAAGAATCTCTATATAGCTGTATACTAATGCCCTTTGATGTTGATTCAAAATAAAATGGGCACCAAATAATTAATATAACAAACCTTTGGCTTTAGCCTCTTGAACCAAATCTTTATCTAAACCGCTTTCAATTTTTAAGAGTAACATTAAATCTTTCTTTCTTCTCTCAATTGCACCTGCTGATAAGGGGATGTATTGTGGAAAATCACTTTTTTTTGTTCCCTTAGACAAATGAAATAATATTTGTTTGTCAAAAACGTCTATCTCAACAGCATCTGCATCTACTAATTCCAACATACTTATAATAGAATCACTATAGTATTTTTTATTGTTGATAATCGTGTCAATTGCAAAAATCAAAACTTCAAAATTAAGATCATTTTTTACAATCAAACCAGCTGGATTGATGGTTTTAACAATCGTTTTGATTTTCAATAATTCAGTATACATAGTTAGTAAAATAATTTTACAATTTGGCATGTATGTTTGGAGTAACTTAGCTAAATCCTCACCTGAGAAAATATTTTTACTTTCAAAAGGAGGCATACTGATGTCAAGGAAAGCAATATCAAAAGGAGCCGTTTCTGGATTAGTAATAATATCATAGGCTGTTTCACAGTTTTTAGCTTGATCAATCATGAATGTGTATTCATCGGTTTTGTAACGAGTAATAGCATTCTTATACCCTTCAATTATAAAAGGGTGATCATCTACGATTAAAATATTATTATTAAATTTAATTTTAGCTAGGGCTTCAATTGTCATTTTTTCTAGTATTGAATGTTTATACTAAATGTATTGTAATTATAATATGGGTCCCTTTACTAATTATAGAATTAATTATTGCTGTCCCATTACAATCTAAGGCTCTTGACCTGATATTCTGCAAACCTATTCCTTTTTTTGCTTTGATTGTGTTAAAACCAATTCCATCATCAATAATTTCTAAAATTAGTTGATCCTCATTTTTTAAACACTTCACATGGATGGAATTAGCATGTGCATATTTATTTATGTTTTGTAAACTTTCTTGCACAATTCTATAAATATTGATTTTGATAGAATTACTTATAGCGTCCCAATCAATAGCATTGTCAATACTTGCGTGTAAATTTGTAGAAAAAGTTTTTCTTTGTTCTTCAAGAAGATTGTGTAAAATAACTACAAAATTATTGATCAACTCTTTATTCTCTCTGCTTAAATCATGTGATATTTCCCGCAAATCTTGCTCAATGTTACGCAGTTCTACTAAGTATTCATTTCGTTTTTTAATAGCATTTGAATCATCAAATTGGTTCAAGGTGTCTAAGTTTATCCTAAGACCAAATATTCTACCCAAAACCCCATCGTGCAACTCTTGAGCTACTCTTTTCTTTTCTTTAACCCGACCTAAGTCTATGGTACTCTGTTGCGAAATCATTAAATTGTAAATATCTTCATTAGCTTTTTGTTGCCTTTGTTTGTAGAGTAAAACCTTATTCCTATTTCTCTGATTTAAAACAAGATACAACAACAATGCAACAACTCCAAATGAAATCAAACCGTATAATAAATTCCTGTTTTTAGTGGTTAAATAGTCATTCTTTTCAATGACTTCTTCCGTTTCGTATTCAATTCTTGAAAATTTATTCCCTATCGCTCGATCTGATTTTTGTCTCCTTTCACTAATTACAATATATTCCTTACTATAATATGCTGTATTTTTAGGATCTACTAAAGATAATTGCTTTAATGAATTTAATATACTACGAGAATTGTTTGCTTTTTTAGATAAATACAATGCTTCTTTAGCAAATTGTAAAGCTTTTAGAGTATCCTTTTTTGACAAAAAATACTCTGAAATATTAATTTTACTTGCAATAATACCTGTAGTAATTTGCAAACTGTCTCTTATCCTTAAAGATTGAAAAAACAATTGAGGCAATCCCTCTTTCTCATTAAGTTGAAATTTAGTATAGGCTAAATTATTTAACAGCATAGCAAATAATGCAGGCTTATCTTTTATTATATTTCTTTCTAACAGACCTTTTTCAAAATACTTTTTAGATTTGCGAAAATCCTTTTTATTTTGATAGACAGCTCCAATATTATTAAATGAGGTTGCTTTGGGTTGAGCAAATGATTTCATAAAATTATCATCTATACTCCCCAAAGCCTTATTATGATATTCAATGGAATTATTATAATCCTCAAGTTCGTTATAAATTTGTCCAAGAAGGTTGTATGAATTATATAAAATATCATTGAAATTCTTGTTCTTTATAATTTTTAAAACCTTAAAAATAGCCATTTCAGCTCCAAGAAAATCACTCTCAGTATACTGTAAAGTGGCTTTATTAAGCATAGTTAACGCAACATTATAGGTATCGTTTAATTCTACATATTTGTTTTCTGCTTCATTATAATAATAGAAGGCACTATCAGCCCGTTCTTTCAATAAGTAATAATCCCCTAAATAGACATTGCCTTTTGCAACATTACGAGTATCCTGCTGCAGTTTTGATTTTTTTAAAATGAGTTTGACTGTTTTTTTATAGTCCTCAAAACGATCTAAGTTATAATATCGATTTGCTATCTTAAATAAATTTGATCGGTAAACAGAATCATTATTTTGAAGGTAAACTATAGTTGAGGCTTTTTGTATGTATTGCTGTCTTTGATCTATAGATAAATCAAAATCATTAGCCAACGAGAAAAAAAACTCTAAACTATCTTTTTGTATCTCCTCATTTTTAGAAACTGTCTTTTTTTGAGTGCAGCTCACACCCAAGATAAGAAACAAAAGAATAATATAAAAAGTAGGCTTCAATGGGCGATGAGTTATAATACCAAAAATAGGGAATTATATGATCGTCAAAAAAAAAGCTGTCATGAATTTGACAGCTTTAATAGATTTTAACAGTACAAAGTACTAATCATTCTTTTTATTCCCTCCTACAGAAGTATTTGCGATAAGATCCATATTTACATTTTCAATTTTAAAAGTAGTCTCTTTAGATACTTTTACTATTAATGGAGCAGATTCTTCCTTAAAGGTAAAGGAAGTCAACACCATCACTATGACTACTAAAAAAACGGTTATAATTGTATTTTTCATATTTTAAATATTATTTTATCAAGAGTGATACCTAATTCACAATATTATAGACGATTCCACCAATCAGATATTTTGTCTAATAAAGTAGGTTCTGATTTAGGAGGAGTATCCTCTTTTTTATTACCACCCACCATACCTTCTCCTCCAAGTTCCAACTTCATCGTATTTAAATTCAAAATCTCAATTTGTCCGTTGTTATTACTTAATGGAGTAATGTGTGCGTTTAATTCTACTGAAGTTAGTACCATTAATAACGTGAATAATCCTAATGTTGCAATTGATTTTTTCATGATTTGGGGTTTTATGTTTATATTATTTTAACTCTTTACAGTGCTGATTAACAGCTTATCTTGAGGTAAAACTACTATACAAAAAGTAAACAACAATCAATAAAAATGGGTTAATGGTAGAACAAGTCTGTGTACGAGTGTACGGGTATGAAACTTGGGTAAAGTCTAGGAATTTATATTTC
This portion of the Flavobacterium sp. CECT 9288 genome encodes:
- a CDS encoding response regulator, which encodes MTIEALAKIKFNNNILIVDDHPFIIEGYKNAITRYKTDEYTFMIDQAKNCETAYDIITNPETAPFDIAFLDISMPPFESKNIFSGEDLAKLLQTYMPNCKIILLTMYTELLKIKTIVKTINPAGLIVKNDLNFEVLIFAIDTIINNKKYYSDSIISMLELVDADAVEIDVFDKQILFHLSKGTKKSDFPQYIPLSAGAIERRKKDLMLLLKIESGLDKDLVQEAKAKGLLY
- the thiL gene encoding thiamine-phosphate kinase, with the translated sequence MIEDKNPQRTSIAQLGEFGLIDHLTKNFEITQASTLKGIGDDAAVLDFKDKKVVVSTDLLIEGVHFDLAYMPLKHLGYKAVVVNVSDICAMNAKATQITVSVAVSNRFPLEALEELFDGITHAAAEYKVDVIGGDTTSSQKGLIISITAIGEANEEEIVYRNGAKETDLLVVTGDIGAAYMGLQVLEREKQVFQVNPNNQPDLDAYTYLIERQLKPEARKDVRTLLHALEVKPTAMIDISDGLSSEIMHICKQSKVGCNLYEDKLPIDPQFINVCEEFNIDSTTVAINGGEDYELLFTISIQDFEKIKANPNFTIIGHMTQESEGIHLITRANTKITLKARGWDALSE
- a CDS encoding ATP-binding protein: MKPTFYIILLFLILGVSCTQKKTVSKNEEIQKDSLEFFFSLANDFDLSIDQRQQYIQKASTIVYLQNNDSVYRSNLFKIANRYYNLDRFEDYKKTVKLILKKSKLQQDTRNVAKGNVYLGDYYLLKERADSAFYYYNEAENKYVELNDTYNVALTMLNKATLQYTESDFLGAEMAIFKVLKIIKNKNFNDILYNSYNLLGQIYNELEDYNNSIEYHNKALGSIDDNFMKSFAQPKATSFNNIGAVYQNKKDFRKSKKYFEKGLLERNIIKDKPALFAMLLNNLAYTKFQLNEKEGLPQLFFQSLRIRDSLQITTGIIASKINISEYFLSKKDTLKALQFAKEALYLSKKANNSRSILNSLKQLSLVDPKNTAYYSKEYIVISERRQKSDRAIGNKFSRIEYETEEVIEKNDYLTTKNRNLLYGLISFGVVALLLYLVLNQRNRNKVLLYKQRQQKANEDIYNLMISQQSTIDLGRVKEKKRVAQELHDGVLGRIFGLRINLDTLNQFDDSNAIKKRNEYLVELRNIEQDLREISHDLSRENKELINNFVVILHNLLEEQRKTFSTNLHASIDNAIDWDAISNSIKINIYRIVQESLQNINKYAHANSIHVKCLKNEDQLILEIIDDGIGFNTIKAKKGIGLQNIRSRALDCNGTAIINSIISKGTHIIITIHLV